In Corallococcus silvisoli, the DNA window TCCGGGGACAGCGCACTACTACAGCCCCCAGTTGCACCTGCGTCGCGTCCGCGCCCTTTCAGGACAGGTGCTGGAGGGTCCCAGCTACTCGGTCGCGGATGAGTTGTACGCCGTGGGCGTCACCTTCCACCGGCTGCTGACGGAGACCTATCCCGCCCCCGCGATGATGGAAGCGGGCGCCCTCCCTCCTCGAGGCCCCGCGACCTCCGCCGTGTCGCGGCTCAATCCGCGTGTACCGGAGGCGCTGGCATCGCTCATCACCCGGCTGCTCGCCTTCGCTCCCGACGCGCGTCCCCCGCATGCGCTCGCGCTGGCCTCCGAGGTCCAGCGGCTCCTCGCGGATGCCCCTCTGGACTGGGACGTGCCCTTGTTCGACTGGGCCTGTCCCCCCTCCCCTCAATCCCGCACCACCCAAGGAGATCCCCTCGCGGCGGGCCCGGTGGCGCCGGGCCAGGAAGCGGCGCTCCAGCACGCGCGCCGCCAGCGCATGGACCGGCTCCAAGGCCTGCGCGCCGCCCGGGAGCTGCGTCGCCGGAGCCCGGCACAGGTCGCCGCCATGGAAGGGCGGGCCATCCGCGCCGCCGCTCCATGGCGCCGCGAACGGGTGCGGCGGGCCCTCTGGCGTCGGAGTGCCACCGGAGCCCTCTTGCTCCTGGCGGCGGTCGGGCTGCTCTGGGGCCTGGGGACACCGCGGAAGCGGGCCTCCGAGGATGCAGCCCCTGTCAGCGCGCCCACCGCGAGGTCCGCGTCACCGTCCATGGCGCGGCCGTCGGGGTCCGACCAAGCTGCCGCGCCCGGGGCGGCCCCTCCTTCCCATGCGCCGCTCCCTCAGGAGACGAGCGCCATGAAGGTTTCACCGACGAAGCAGGCCCCTGGTTCCCTCTCACGCACCCTTGCCCGACGCTGCACGCTCGCGGTCGGCGCGGGGGCCACCCTCCTCTCCTGCGCGGGCGCGCCCCTGGTCCCCAAACCCCAACGCTGCCCCCAGGAGGCGCTGGAGGCGATGAAGGCACTGAACCTGGAGCGGGATGGGAAGGCGACCCTCACGCTCGACGCACGTCATCCCTGGAGCCTGGACGCCGAGACCCTCACCGTCTCCGATGGCGACATCATCAGCGTCCAGGAGGAGGGCTACGGCCGGCTTCCCGAAGGCACCCTGCTCTACGGACACCTGTGGACCGGCGGGGAGCGCGTGGTGGGCCGCTACACCCGGGCGCGGACGCCCGACGGCCGCACCTATCCGGTCTGCATCATCCTCGGGAACCCCGAGGGCTGGTGGAAGGAGAAGGGCTCCAAGCCCGGCGCCGCCATCGTGGACCGGCGCGTGGGCTACACCGTCGTGGACGCGTTCCCCTGAGCCACGCGCGGACAGGGCCTCGCCGATGAGGCCCGCTCGGGGATGAGCCCTCCGCTCCAGAACGCAACGCTCCCCTTCCGCCCATGCCGTTCGAGGAGGCACGGGCCCCGTTGGAGCGGACGCAAGCCGAGCGCCCCTTCCGGATGGCGAACCCACCGGGAGGGAAGACGGGTCGAGTGATGGACGAGCCCACGGGCCCGGCGTGAGAGGGTTTCCCGCGCGCCGGGTTCGTGGGAGCGGAGCCGAGCCAACCATGAACAGCGCTGTCCGGCTCACCGTCGTTCCTCTCCACGCGGGCCCTTGGGGGAGAATCCGCCTACGCAGGTGTGCAGCCCCGTGCACACGCGGCACGCCACCCTGGCGTCCTTCCGCGTGTTTGCGCGTGGCACGCAGGGTGAACGGGTGGCGGCCATGATCAACCGCCACGTCGCTCGTTCCTGCGTCCTCGCTGGCTTCTTCACCGCTCCGGGCATGGCGCTCGCCCAGGAGGAGACGGCTCGCGCTCCGCGCCCTGGCGAATCCGCTCGCTCACGCGGCGCGCTCGCCATTGGCATTCGCGGCCACTCGCTCTCCGTGGCGGCCTCACCCGACGCTCCGACCATCGCCGGGGACTTCGAGTATCCCGTGATGAGATACCTCACGGTGTTCGGAGGCCTGCAGCTCGGCGTGGACATGAACGCCCTGGGCCTCCAGGCCGGCGGACGCCTCTATCCAGGCGGACAGCCCTTCCAGGGATTCTTCCTGTCGGTCCAGGCGGAAGGCGCCTACTTCGATGGAGCCGGGCCGGTGAGCGGAACCCGCAAGTCAGTCGGCGGGCTGCTGGGCTATTCCCAGGTGCTCGGGAACAGATGGTCCATGTCGCTCGGCGCGGGCGCCGATGTCAGCCAGACGCGCAGCGAGACCGTCGTCCCGCCAGACCCGGTGTGCGTCCTCTTCACGCCATGTCTGCTGACCCATCACGAGACGCGTGTGGAGACGCAGGAGGGGGTGAGGCCCCTCGTCCGGGTGGGGGCCGCCTACCGATTCTGAGCGGCCTCTGGATACCCCCGGGTTCGCAACCACCCCGAGCGCCGGACTCAAGAAAAAGCGCGCCGTGCGTGTAGCCACGACCCGATTTTCAGGGTCATTTCGTATCTCATTTCCAGAAGGGGCCCGGGAGGGCTGGGCGCGGTGCCCGGCCGGGCACCCACCCGGGACGGAGCCTTCCACGTGCTTCCAGGAACCGAGCGGTCAGTCTTGGAAGCCTTCCGCCGGGGCGACACCGCGGTGCTCACCCAGGTGTACCGCACCTATTCGACAGAGGTACTGCGCTATCTGTCGCGCAGGTTCTCCGTGCACTCGGAGACAGGCGTGCGCTCCGTGGCGCTCACGCCCCTGGACCTGGACGCGGCCCATCAGGAGACGTTCGTGCGGGCCTTCCGCCCCCACATGCGCCAGGCCTACGACGGCGTGCGGCCCTACCTGGGCTTCCTGCTCACCGTCGCCCGCTCCACCGCCATTGATTTGATGCGCGCCTCCGGCCGCGTGGCCCGGGAAGCCATTCCGCTGGATGACGCGCCGGAGCTCGTGCACGCCCCCACCGACGGGCGCAGCCCCGAGGAGGAGGCCCTGGGCGCCGAGATCCGCTCGCTGGTGCGCCGCTTCCTGGAAGCCCTGCCCGCCGAAGGCCGCGCCCTGGCCCAGCTGCGCTTCATGGACGGCCTGTCGCAGGAGTCCGCCGCGGACCAGCTGAAGCTCACCCGCGGAGAGGTGCGGGTGCGCGAGCGCCGTCTGCGACTGCAGTTCACCGAGCACCTGAAGAACTCGGGGTGGTTGGACAGTGACGCCGCACCGGGACGTCTGGAGCTGGGCGCCCTGCTGGCCACCCTGTCCCTGTGCGCCCTCTCATCCGGGAGCCTCCCATGAAGTGGTACGAACGACATGCGGACGCGGGGCTGACGCGCTGGTCCCTGGGGGAGCTATCCGCTCCCGAATCCTCGCGGCTCCTGCGCCACGCGCACGCCTGTGCCCGCTGTGGCGTCCGGTATGACAAGTGGGCCCACGCCCACCGCGTCTTCGAGTCCGGCCAGACGGACACCCCCACCGCCCTGGAGCTGGAGGCGCTCACCGCCGCGGGCCTGGAGGCCGCCCTCGGCGCCGCGGTGCCCTCGGACGCGACCCCGGCCCGGTGGCCCACCCTGGCGGTGCTCGGCGCGACGCTCGCGGCCCTCTTCCTGTCGGTGATGGTGACGCCCACGTCCGTCGGCCCCACCATCGCCGCGCCCACCGAACCCGAGTTCAGCCCGCGGGGGGCCGTGCATGACCCGGCCCCTCCCATCCTCCTCCCGCTGGCGCAGCCGGTGCTGCGCATCTTCTGCTCGGCGCCAGGCGAGCGGATGCGCGAGCTGCACTCCGGGACCGCCTGTGCGCCGGGGGCCAAGCTGGCGTTCGCGGCCGGGGCCCGCACGCCCTACGCCCACGTGGCGGTGCGGGTGCGCGCCGGGGGCCATGAGGAGGTCAACGGCCCCTACGCGCTCAGCGGCAAGGCAGGCGAAGAGGGTCCCCTGGACCTGACGGTCGTCCTGCCCGCGACCCCCGATATGGCCGAAATCACCGCGACGTTCTCCGAGCACCCGGACGCCACCCTGGCGGCCCTGCGGAGCGGAGTAACGGAGGGGGTGGTGGTGCTCAGGCAGGAGGTCCAGGTAAAGGATTCTCCATGAAGAAGCTGGAAGTGCTCCTGGGAGCGGCCCTGCTGATGGCGGCTCCCGAGGCATTCGCTGAGACCGTGCGACGGGCGCTCGTCATCGCCCACAATGGCAGTGACGACCCGTCGCTCGCGCCCCTGCGCTACGCGGACGACGACGGCGTGCTGTGGGCGGAGACGCTCAAGCGGCTGGGCGTGGAGACCACGCTGCTGGTGGATCCGGACGACTCCACGCGCCAGGCCGGCAGCCTGATGCTCCAGTCCGCGCAGCCTCCCACGCGCGCCGCGGTGGAGCAGGCGGTGAAGCGGCTCCAGGCCGCGGCGCTCGCGGACCGCGCGGCGGGGCGCCAGACGGACGTGCTCATCGTCTACGTGGGCCATGGCAACACGGACAGCGCGGGCCGCGCCTACTTCACGCTCGCCGACGCGCGCCTGGACCGGACCAGCCTCTACGCGGAGGTCGTGGATCCGATGGGCGCGGACTACGTCCACGTCATCGCGGATGCCTGCCGCGCGTCGGGCGTGGTGGGCCGTCGCGGGGGCACGCCGGACGCGGCGGTGCTGGCGGAGCTGCGCGGGGTGCTGGCGCGCGAGCAGCTGACGTCGCGGCCGAACGTGGGCGCCCTCTTCGCGGAGAGCGAGGACGGGGAGACGCACGAGTGGTCGCGCATCCGCGCGGGCGTCTTCAGCCACGTGGCGCGTTCGGGCCTCCTGGGCGGCGCGGACATCAACGGCGACGGGCAGGTGGAGTACAGCGAGCTGGCCGCGTTCGTGGCCGCGTCGCTGCACGGCGTGAAGGGCCTGCCCGCGCGCCTGTCCGTCAACGCCTTCGCGCCCACGGCCGCGCCCCGCCGCCCGCTGGTGGGCCCCGCGCCGGAGGGGCCCCGCGTCACCTTCCCCGCGGGCTTCGCGTACGCGCGCATCTCCGTGGAGGACGCGGACGGCCAGCGGCTGGTGGACGTGCGGCGCTCGGAGCAGCAGTGGACGCGGATCCTCCTGCCCCCGCGCGACGTGTACTGGGTGCGCGCGCCGAACGCGGAGGCGCGGCTCACGCTGGCGCAGCTGTCCGCCGGCACGCCCGAGCTGCGCCCCCGGGAGTTGCAGGAGCGAGGCCCCGCGGAGGAGGCGCTCCGCCGCGGCCTGTTCTCCGTGCCGTTGGACCGCCCCTTCTACGAGGAGTACGTGGCCGCCGCGGGGCTGGTGCCGGTGGACTTCACCGGCCTCCAGACGCCCGTCATCGGCGGGTCCCTGTCCCCGCTGGCGGCGGCGCCGTCTGGCTGGACGTCCGGGCTGGAGCTGGGCCTGGGCGCGGGGCGCTCGCCCCTGGGGCTGGCGAAGTTCGCCACCGGGCCCAGCCTGTCGTGGCGCACGCCGTCCTCGGTGCACCTGCTCTACTACGGCGCGCGCGGGGCGTATGGCGTGACGCCGCTCGCGAGCCGGGACGGCATCCGGCTGCACCGCTTCACCGTGGAGGGGCTGGTGGGGTTGGAGAGTCCCACGCGCGTGCCGCTGTTCGCGGAGGTGGGCGTGGGCTGGGGCCTGTTGGGCCTGACGGCGCCGGGCTTCCGCCAGGCGGACCCGCTGCTGCTCACCGGCCACGTGGCCGCGGGCGTGATGGGCCGGCTCGCGGGGATGAAGTTGCGGCTGTCGGCCCAGGTGGGCCTGGACCGAGTCACCGCCAACGGCCAGACCGGGACGGATCCGCAGTACGGCCTGGAAGTGTCCCTGAGGCGCTAACGGACGCGGGCCGGAGCCGTGGGCCGCGCCCTGTCCCGCGCACGCCGCGCCCACCCCGAGCCCTTGGCGGATCCTTCCGATGCCCCGTTCGCGCCTCCTGCCCACCGTGTTGTCGAGCGCCGTCCTGGCCGCGGCGGTGCTCGCCAGCTGCGACCCCATCTGCCTGGACGGGGTCTCCCCGCCCGGACCGGGCCGCGAGTACCAGAGCGTGTCCGGCGCCTGCGTGGCGGTCGTGGTGACCAGCCCCGACGCTGGCGGGAGCGACGGCGGCACGGACGCGGGCGACGCGGGTGAAGACCCCGACGCCGGCCCGGGCGAGCAGTCCTGCGGCAAGTCGGGCTGGACGACCCAGGTGCTGGATGAAGGCCTGGACAGCCTCAGCGCGACGTTCGTCTTCGACGCGCGGGGCGTGGGCCACTACGCCTATTCCAAGGACTCACACCTGTACGTGGGCACGACCCGGCCGGGGGACGCTCCGATGCAGGTCGGCGGCGTTGCGACGGCCTACGACGTGAACATGGCGGTGGCCGCGGACGGCACGCACCATGTGCTGTTCCAGCAAGGTGATTCCTTCGGCTACGCGCACGACACCGGCGGTGTCTGGCATTCGGAGCTGTTGGGAAAGGGCTGGATCGGCGCCATCGCGCTCGACTCCCAGGGAGCGCCGCACCTCTTCATTGGCCAGCCCTCCATGCTGATGGGCTATCTGTACGGGACGCGCTCCGAAGACGGAACCTGGAGCCTGACCCCGCTGAATGCGCTTGGCATCGCGGGCGATCGCGAGCGGCTGGTGGTGGATGCCGCGGGCCACCTCCACACGGTG includes these proteins:
- a CDS encoding serine/threonine protein kinase, producing the protein MQGEGSSGDVSPQGRDAFIPTVLAVEALPPGTLVGPWTVLRRLAAGGYGTVYVARRSDRVRAPWAALKLARQSDTPWFSREAEILSRLRHPAVPRLLATGAWRLGDGSHPFLVMEYVEGESLYAWSRARNPTARDVGALLAQAAEALAFAHQRGVLHRDFKGDNIRIRPGGKLVLLDWGAGWHPEAVPLTGTGQLPPGTAHYYSPQLHLRRVRALSGQVLEGPSYSVADELYAVGVTFHRLLTETYPAPAMMEAGALPPRGPATSAVSRLNPRVPEALASLITRLLAFAPDARPPHALALASEVQRLLADAPLDWDVPLFDWACPPSPQSRTTQGDPLAAGPVAPGQEAALQHARRQRMDRLQGLRAARELRRRSPAQVAAMEGRAIRAAAPWRRERVRRALWRRSATGALLLLAAVGLLWGLGTPRKRASEDAAPVSAPTARSASPSMARPSGSDQAAAPGAAPPSHAPLPQETSAMKVSPTKQAPGSLSRTLARRCTLAVGAGATLLSCAGAPLVPKPQRCPQEALEAMKALNLERDGKATLTLDARHPWSLDAETLTVSDGDIISVQEEGYGRLPEGTLLYGHLWTGGERVVGRYTRARTPDGRTYPVCIILGNPEGWWKEKGSKPGAAIVDRRVGYTVVDAFP
- a CDS encoding DUF3575 domain-containing protein → MHTRHATLASFRVFARGTQGERVAAMINRHVARSCVLAGFFTAPGMALAQEETARAPRPGESARSRGALAIGIRGHSLSVAASPDAPTIAGDFEYPVMRYLTVFGGLQLGVDMNALGLQAGGRLYPGGQPFQGFFLSVQAEGAYFDGAGPVSGTRKSVGGLLGYSQVLGNRWSMSLGAGADVSQTRSETVVPPDPVCVLFTPCLLTHHETRVETQEGVRPLVRVGAAYRF
- a CDS encoding RNA polymerase sigma factor, whose amino-acid sequence is MEAFRRGDTAVLTQVYRTYSTEVLRYLSRRFSVHSETGVRSVALTPLDLDAAHQETFVRAFRPHMRQAYDGVRPYLGFLLTVARSTAIDLMRASGRVAREAIPLDDAPELVHAPTDGRSPEEEALGAEIRSLVRRFLEALPAEGRALAQLRFMDGLSQESAADQLKLTRGEVRVRERRLRLQFTEHLKNSGWLDSDAAPGRLELGALLATLSLCALSSGSLP
- a CDS encoding caspase family protein; the encoded protein is MKKLEVLLGAALLMAAPEAFAETVRRALVIAHNGSDDPSLAPLRYADDDGVLWAETLKRLGVETTLLVDPDDSTRQAGSLMLQSAQPPTRAAVEQAVKRLQAAALADRAAGRQTDVLIVYVGHGNTDSAGRAYFTLADARLDRTSLYAEVVDPMGADYVHVIADACRASGVVGRRGGTPDAAVLAELRGVLAREQLTSRPNVGALFAESEDGETHEWSRIRAGVFSHVARSGLLGGADINGDGQVEYSELAAFVAASLHGVKGLPARLSVNAFAPTAAPRRPLVGPAPEGPRVTFPAGFAYARISVEDADGQRLVDVRRSEQQWTRILLPPRDVYWVRAPNAEARLTLAQLSAGTPELRPRELQERGPAEEALRRGLFSVPLDRPFYEEYVAAAGLVPVDFTGLQTPVIGGSLSPLAAAPSGWTSGLELGLGAGRSPLGLAKFATGPSLSWRTPSSVHLLYYGARGAYGVTPLASRDGIRLHRFTVEGLVGLESPTRVPLFAEVGVGWGLLGLTAPGFRQADPLLLTGHVAAGVMGRLAGMKLRLSAQVGLDRVTANGQTGTDPQYGLEVSLRR